The Pontibacter pudoricolor genome contains a region encoding:
- a CDS encoding Fur family transcriptional regulator: MQQLTRQELHKHMAASGLKATSQRMVVYEAIVALHGHHPTAEEVYQHLKPANPSISLGTVYKTLDTFAEAELVRRVLTEEGGKRYDTNTTTHSHIYCSNTREIIDFEDPELEIVLRDFFSKRQVENFEIKSFAVQLTGKKVEPDKQISISGVSNQNL; the protein is encoded by the coding sequence ATGCAGCAACTTACACGGCAGGAACTACACAAACATATGGCAGCTTCGGGCTTAAAGGCCACAAGTCAGCGCATGGTGGTGTACGAAGCTATAGTTGCGCTGCACGGCCACCATCCTACTGCCGAAGAAGTGTACCAGCACCTTAAACCGGCAAACCCCAGTATCTCCTTAGGCACTGTTTACAAAACACTGGATACCTTTGCAGAGGCTGAATTAGTACGTCGGGTGCTGACGGAAGAAGGCGGTAAGCGGTATGATACCAACACCACCACGCATAGTCACATTTACTGCAGCAATACCCGCGAGATCATCGATTTTGAAGACCCGGAGCTGGAAATTGTGTTGCGTGATTTCTTCAGTAAGCGGCAGGTAGAAAACTTTGAGATCAAGAGCTTTGCAGTGCAGCTGACAGGCAAAAAGGTGGAGCCGGATAAACAAATAAGCATTTCAGGAGTTAGTAACCAGAATCTTTAA
- a CDS encoding enoyl-CoA hydratase-related protein, whose product MEFILVTPQAQPHVALIQLNRPKELNALNLQLMGELRDALKQLDEDENVRAIVLTGNERAFAAGADIKQMAGKTAIDMLNIDQFSTWDQIRKTKKPIIAAVSGFALGGGCELAMTCDMIIASETAMFGQPEIKIGVMPGAGGTQRLTKAIGKAKAMEMVLTGKFMPAEEAEKQGLINRVVPVELYLEEAFKLAGEIAQLSPVAVKLAKESVNRAFETQLDEGLHFERKNFYLCFASEDQTEGMNAFVEKRRPEFKGK is encoded by the coding sequence ATGGAATTTATACTTGTTACGCCACAGGCACAGCCACACGTTGCCCTTATCCAACTTAACCGCCCCAAAGAATTAAACGCCCTAAATTTACAACTGATGGGTGAACTGCGCGATGCACTAAAACAGCTGGATGAAGATGAAAATGTAAGAGCTATAGTACTAACGGGTAACGAACGTGCTTTTGCTGCTGGCGCCGACATCAAACAAATGGCTGGCAAAACGGCTATCGATATGCTCAACATCGATCAGTTCTCTACCTGGGACCAGATCCGTAAGACTAAAAAGCCAATTATAGCTGCTGTGTCGGGGTTTGCATTGGGTGGCGGCTGCGAACTGGCCATGACCTGCGATATGATCATCGCCTCTGAAACGGCCATGTTTGGGCAGCCTGAAATTAAGATCGGGGTTATGCCAGGTGCGGGCGGCACGCAACGCCTGACCAAAGCCATTGGTAAAGCAAAAGCCATGGAAATGGTATTGACCGGTAAGTTTATGCCCGCCGAGGAAGCTGAAAAGCAGGGCCTGATTAACCGCGTAGTGCCTGTAGAACTATACCTGGAAGAAGCCTTTAAACTTGCCGGTGAAATTGCACAGCTATCACCGGTAGCGGTAAAGCTGGCAAAAGAATCTGTAAACCGCGCTTTCGAAACGCAACTGGATGAGGGGTTACATTTTGAGCGTAAGAACTTCTACCTCTGCTTTGCCTCTGAAGACCAGACCGAAGGCATGAACGCCTTTGTAGAAAAACGCAGACCGGAGTTTAAAGGAAAATAG
- a CDS encoding aspartate kinase, giving the protein MKIYKFGGASVKNADAFRNLAQIVLNHGGKSKLLIVVSAMGKTTNALEQVFDQAFHNRDYNDTLQQSRVYHYEIVQALFPDAGHPVYEELEHLFSKLNDTLQTLNRQAGYDQLYDQTVSFGELMASVILHHFLQLQQLTNTWIDSRKYIQTDTTWREAKIDWNWTERLIKRDLPPILEQQLIVTQGFLGGTNNGQTTTLGREGSDFSGAIFAYCLHAEAMYIWKDVEGLLNADPKYFTETVRYPEISYQETVEMAYYGASVIHPKTIKPLANRSIPLYVKSFLNPEGEGTKICDCRYQKLAPAYIIKENQCLISFSVKDFTFISEKNLGTIFNALSELRLKINLMQNSAISFSVCTDCHAQRLEKLLLTLQDEFIIHYNTGLTLYTIKNYDTNSINKTIEGKQVLLEQRTRTTFQFVSK; this is encoded by the coding sequence ATGAAAATATACAAGTTTGGAGGTGCATCCGTTAAAAATGCCGACGCTTTCCGGAACCTTGCGCAAATAGTGCTGAACCATGGTGGTAAAAGCAAGCTGCTTATAGTTGTATCGGCTATGGGCAAAACCACCAATGCATTGGAGCAGGTTTTTGACCAGGCCTTTCATAACAGAGACTATAACGATACTTTGCAGCAGAGCCGTGTTTACCACTATGAGATTGTACAGGCACTGTTCCCGGATGCAGGCCACCCTGTATACGAAGAGTTGGAGCACCTGTTTTCTAAATTAAACGATACGCTGCAAACCCTTAACCGCCAGGCAGGCTACGACCAACTATACGACCAGACCGTGAGCTTCGGCGAACTAATGGCCTCTGTTATACTGCACCACTTTCTGCAGTTGCAGCAGCTTACCAATACCTGGATAGACAGCCGCAAGTACATACAGACCGATACTACCTGGCGCGAAGCCAAAATAGACTGGAACTGGACCGAACGACTGATAAAGCGCGACCTGCCTCCTATACTCGAACAGCAACTTATAGTTACACAGGGGTTTTTAGGGGGCACCAACAATGGCCAGACTACTACGCTTGGCCGCGAAGGCTCTGACTTTAGCGGAGCCATATTTGCCTATTGCCTGCACGCAGAAGCCATGTATATCTGGAAAGATGTGGAAGGTTTACTGAATGCCGACCCAAAATACTTTACCGAAACAGTTCGCTACCCTGAGATATCATACCAGGAGACAGTAGAAATGGCTTATTATGGCGCCTCTGTTATTCACCCTAAGACTATAAAGCCGCTTGCAAACAGGTCCATTCCGCTGTACGTAAAGTCGTTCCTGAACCCAGAAGGCGAAGGTACCAAGATCTGCGATTGCCGTTACCAGAAACTGGCCCCTGCTTATATTATTAAGGAAAATCAGTGTCTGATCTCCTTCAGCGTTAAAGATTTCACGTTTATTTCTGAGAAAAACCTAGGCACAATTTTCAATGCCCTTTCAGAGCTGCGCCTTAAAATTAACCTGATGCAGAATTCCGCCATCTCGTTCTCGGTATGTACCGACTGCCATGCACAACGCCTGGAAAAGCTTTTACTAACCTTACAGGATGAATTTATTATACACTATAACACAGGGTTAACACTTTATACTATAAAAAACTACGATACCAACAGCATTAACAAAACCATAGAGGGCAAGCAGGTACTTCTGGAGCAGCGAACACGCACAACATTTCAATTTGTTAGTAAATAA
- the fbp gene encoding class 1 fructose-bisphosphatase — MNFNLAIPVGTTLDRFIMRKQEAFPFATGELSQLLRDIALAGKIVNREINRAGLLDVTGAYGQQNVQGEEQQKLDVIANIRFIRALRNGGEVCTIISEEEDEAIQTGNTKGKYIVAIDPLDGSSNIDVNVSIGTIFSIYRRKSETGCDGTMEDCMQTGTQQVAAGYIIYGSSTMLVYTTGHGVNGFTYDPSLGEFFLSHPDIKTPATGTVYSCNEGSVNSFPESIKQYLNYCKESNYSARYIGSLVADFHRNLLKGGVYIYPSTAKAPNGKLRLMYECNALAYIVEQAGGKATNGTQRIMEIEPTELHQRCPLVIGSPEMVDKVEEFIKSEVEAV, encoded by the coding sequence ATGAATTTCAATCTTGCTATACCTGTAGGTACTACCCTTGACAGGTTTATTATGAGAAAACAGGAAGCTTTTCCGTTTGCAACAGGAGAACTTTCTCAATTACTGCGAGATATTGCGCTGGCAGGTAAAATCGTGAACCGCGAAATCAATCGCGCAGGCCTGCTTGATGTAACCGGAGCTTACGGCCAACAGAACGTGCAGGGAGAGGAGCAACAAAAACTGGACGTGATTGCCAATATCCGTTTCATCAGGGCGCTCCGAAACGGTGGCGAAGTTTGTACGATCATCTCTGAAGAAGAAGACGAGGCAATACAGACAGGTAATACAAAAGGTAAGTACATTGTTGCCATAGATCCTTTAGATGGTTCATCTAATATTGATGTGAACGTATCTATCGGAACGATCTTCTCCATTTACAGAAGAAAGTCAGAGACTGGCTGCGATGGAACGATGGAAGATTGCATGCAGACCGGAACACAGCAGGTAGCGGCGGGCTATATTATCTATGGTTCATCTACGATGCTGGTATATACAACAGGGCACGGCGTAAACGGGTTTACCTACGATCCGTCGCTTGGCGAGTTCTTCCTGTCGCACCCGGATATTAAAACTCCGGCTACCGGCACTGTTTATTCCTGCAACGAAGGCAGCGTGAACAGCTTCCCGGAAAGTATTAAGCAGTACCTGAACTATTGCAAAGAAAGTAACTACTCTGCGCGTTATATCGGTTCGCTTGTTGCCGACTTCCATAGAAACCTGCTAAAGGGTGGCGTGTATATTTACCCGTCAACAGCAAAGGCGCCAAATGGTAAACTGCGCCTGATGTATGAGTGCAATGCTCTGGCCTATATAGTGGAGCAGGCCGGTGGTAAAGCTACAAACGGAACCCAACGCATTATGGAGATAGAGCCAACCGAGCTACACCAGCGTTGCCCGTTAGTAATAGGGTCGCCGGAGATGGTTGATAAAGTAGAAGAGTTTATTAAAAGTGAAGTAGAAGCTGTTTAA
- a CDS encoding DUF5606 family protein gives MPIDLRQVAAISGMNGLYRVVAPTRTGVIVESLSDKPQRMVAQARQRMSLLDEISIYTTDEETTVPLAEVFDRINEKYGDDLPLSEKPADHEYKAFMEEILPDFDEERVYLSDMKKLANWYKIVKQHVGFTAPEKEEKAAEKKAEKKAPKAKATEAKPEAAEEKKTKKKKE, from the coding sequence ATGCCTATTGATCTAAGACAAGTTGCAGCCATTTCCGGCATGAACGGCCTGTACCGTGTGGTAGCTCCAACACGTACCGGTGTTATCGTTGAGTCTTTATCTGACAAGCCGCAGCGTATGGTTGCTCAGGCACGCCAGCGTATGTCGTTACTGGATGAGATCTCTATCTATACTACTGATGAAGAAACAACCGTGCCTCTGGCTGAAGTGTTCGACCGCATCAACGAAAAGTATGGCGATGACCTGCCACTAAGCGAAAAACCAGCGGACCATGAGTACAAGGCCTTTATGGAAGAAATACTGCCTGACTTTGACGAAGAGCGGGTTTACCTTTCGGACATGAAGAAACTGGCTAACTGGTACAAAATTGTAAAACAGCACGTCGGTTTTACCGCACCGGAAAAAGAAGAGAAAGCAGCAGAGAAGAAGGCTGAAAAGAAAGCTCCGAAAGCCAAAGCAACAGAAGCAAAACCTGAGGCGGCAGAAGAGAAAAAGACCAAGAAGAAAAAAGAGTAA
- a CDS encoding TonB family protein gives MKTKISLLFLLFAFMAVTASAQTATTTDAKKEKPAYWIPDNVLPAAEHYKGGKEGMYEFISKEMQYPALAKRNRVMGEAIIGFTINEDGSTSGFKVLRNPGAGTGEEALRLARLLKFNAPGYALNVSIPIQFKL, from the coding sequence ATGAAAACTAAAATCTCATTATTGTTTCTTTTATTTGCCTTTATGGCAGTAACGGCCTCGGCCCAGACAGCTACAACTACAGACGCGAAAAAAGAAAAACCTGCTTACTGGATACCTGATAATGTGCTGCCTGCAGCCGAACATTACAAAGGTGGCAAAGAAGGCATGTATGAGTTTATCAGCAAAGAGATGCAATACCCGGCGCTGGCCAAACGTAACCGTGTTATGGGCGAGGCTATTATCGGGTTTACAATCAATGAAGATGGCTCTACTTCGGGGTTTAAGGTACTACGGAACCCGGGTGCCGGCACCGGTGAAGAAGCGTTACGTCTGGCCAGACTACTTAAATTTAATGCACCGGGTTATGCCCTTAATGTTAGTATACCTATTCAGTTTAAACTATAA
- the yihA gene encoding ribosome biogenesis GTP-binding protein YihA/YsxC — translation MVIKEAKFLMSNTRVEECPAPDKPEYAFIGRSNVGKSSLINMLTEQKGLAKTSSSPGKTQLINHFLINDTWYLVDLPGYGYAKVSKGSRDDWRKMINYYFQKRENLTCIFVLIDSRHEPMKADMDFINHLGQIGVPFVIVFTKADKQSSVKTDSTIAAYKRTLLQTWDELPRIFVTSSEKRMGRDELLNFIDEVNAQVQPQQ, via the coding sequence ATGGTTATAAAAGAAGCAAAATTTTTGATGAGCAACACCCGCGTGGAGGAATGCCCGGCGCCAGACAAGCCCGAATATGCCTTTATTGGCCGCTCTAATGTGGGTAAGTCATCGCTTATCAATATGCTTACAGAACAGAAAGGCCTTGCTAAAACTTCATCATCGCCTGGCAAAACGCAGCTCATTAACCACTTTCTTATTAACGATACCTGGTACCTGGTAGATTTGCCCGGCTATGGATATGCGAAAGTAAGCAAGGGCTCCCGCGACGACTGGCGCAAGATGATAAATTACTACTTTCAGAAGCGCGAAAACCTGACCTGCATCTTTGTACTGATCGACTCGCGTCATGAGCCGATGAAGGCCGACATGGATTTTATTAACCACCTGGGGCAGATTGGTGTGCCTTTTGTGATCGTTTTTACGAAAGCTGATAAACAGTCTTCTGTAAAGACGGACTCAACTATAGCTGCTTACAAGCGTACATTGCTGCAAACATGGGATGAGCTGCCGCGCATTTTTGTAACTTCATCAGAAAAAAGAATGGGTCGCGATGAACTGCTTAACTTTATAGATGAAGTAAACGCACAGGTGCAGCCTCAGCAATAG
- a CDS encoding tetratricopeptide repeat protein has protein sequence MKQYKFWSAKSLCSLLLLVSIVCSGMRLPDTETEAADASMRKADKAYAKADFAEAAEWYQKVLEKDPNNVMALYRLGISHLELRDPRKAKLCLQKVYDIDPKFGEKVIVNLAEALHQNYEFEEAKKYYQQEIYSTGRADWNYVEVIRKRIDECNAGQALMVQPSVAQVVNLGAAINSKEVEYVPVLTDNDSTLLFTVHDAPEGPEQIKVSRRSNGAWQRSKEYLKSDNTKHGQAIVTISPNGNLLYTYASAEGLRSYDQAKGAWVNPRPLPIPLSQLANETSVHITESGEFAFFASDRPGGFGGLDLYVSQKFPDGTWSAAINLGANINTAHDEDAAFVDAKTKILYFSSRGHNTMGGFDIFKSEMRDGAWQPVQNLGFPINSPHDELYFTLDRNRTSAYFSSDRPGGMGALDIYQIVLLQ, from the coding sequence ATGAAACAGTATAAATTCTGGTCTGCCAAAAGTTTGTGCAGCCTTCTTTTGCTGGTGTCTATAGTTTGCTCAGGCATGCGGCTGCCCGATACAGAAACGGAAGCAGCTGATGCCAGTATGCGTAAGGCCGACAAAGCGTATGCGAAGGCGGATTTTGCCGAGGCCGCCGAATGGTATCAGAAAGTGTTGGAAAAGGACCCTAATAATGTGATGGCCCTGTACCGGCTGGGAATCAGTCATCTGGAACTCCGTGATCCGCGCAAGGCAAAGCTTTGCCTGCAGAAAGTGTATGACATTGACCCAAAGTTCGGAGAGAAAGTAATCGTGAACCTGGCGGAGGCACTGCACCAGAACTATGAGTTTGAGGAAGCAAAAAAATATTACCAGCAGGAGATATACAGCACCGGTCGGGCCGACTGGAACTATGTAGAAGTAATTCGCAAGCGTATTGATGAGTGCAATGCAGGTCAGGCGCTCATGGTACAGCCATCGGTGGCGCAGGTGGTAAACCTGGGTGCAGCTATAAACTCAAAAGAAGTAGAGTATGTGCCTGTGCTTACCGACAATGATTCTACGCTGCTCTTTACCGTACACGATGCGCCTGAAGGGCCGGAACAGATCAAAGTTTCGAGGAGATCAAATGGTGCGTGGCAGCGATCTAAGGAGTACCTGAAATCTGATAATACCAAACACGGGCAGGCTATTGTGACGATATCGCCTAATGGTAACCTGCTGTACACCTACGCATCTGCTGAAGGCCTGCGAAGCTACGACCAGGCAAAAGGTGCGTGGGTAAATCCCAGGCCACTGCCAATACCTTTAAGCCAGTTGGCGAACGAAACATCCGTACACATAACGGAGAGTGGAGAATTTGCATTCTTTGCAAGCGACAGACCCGGAGGCTTCGGCGGGCTTGATCTGTATGTAAGCCAGAAGTTTCCGGATGGTACCTGGAGTGCGGCTATCAACCTTGGAGCAAATATTAATACGGCCCATGACGAGGATGCCGCGTTTGTAGATGCCAAAACAAAAATCTTATACTTCAGCTCCCGCGGGCACAACACCATGGGGGGCTTCGATATTTTTAAATCTGAGATGCGCGACGGCGCCTGGCAGCCTGTTCAGAACCTGGGTTTCCCTATCAACTCACCGCACGATGAACTCTATTTTACCCTGGACCGTAACCGGACGTCTGCTTATTTCTCGTCAGACAGGCCTGGAGGGATGGGGGCACTGGATATTTACCAGATAGTACTGCTTCAGTAA